The Streptomyces sp. HUAS MG91 sequence GGTGCCTTGTCGGGTGCTCCGCAGAAGATCGCGGAGGAGGGGTCGGTTCCCGGGACAGTGAGCGCGGCGATGCTCCAGGGGGTTGCCCCCACCCCCGGTGGCCGCTGGTCATATTGCAGGCAGCATACGGGTGCGTCGACTGGTCGGGGCCACCCGCGCGACGCTGCGGCAAAGAAGAAGTGGGGCCTGGCCCTCGGAAACGGCATCTGGTCGCAGATTCCCAACTACTGCACGCTCTACTGTCATCCCTACGGTCGCGGAAATAAGAAGAAGACGTACTGCGTGTATGTCGACTACGAGGATTGAACTTTCAACGGGAAGAACATGGGTCAGAGGGGGCATTATCACGGCCTATTGGAGCAAGGGGCAGAGCGGCCCGAAGGGACGTGGCACATGCCTGGCGGAGAAGGACGACTGAACATGCCTCCGGCCTCTCGACGGTACAAACCGGGCGACAGGGTTCGACCGAAAGAGAAGACCGACCACCCTGAGGACCCGGTCGGCACCGTGCTCATGCGCATCTCAACCGACGAACTCAGCGTGCAATTGGCCCCGTTGTTTAGGGTCTCCAAGTCCGCCGCGGACCGGATCGTCGCCCACCTCGGGCCGTTGCTCGCCCTGCGGCCTCGATCCACTTTCGATACACCCCCTGGCGGAACCCAGGACGAGAACGGCGCCGGTCACAGTCGTTCCACCGCCCGGAACCCGGCGAGGCGGGACAGCAATGAGCGGGCGGGCGGGGCGAGTTCGCCCACCAGAACCGTTTCGCCCGCGTTCAACAGGCCGACGACGGCGGAGAGTTCCGGCGCGGACAGGTCCGTCTCCAGGACATGGCCGCAGGCCGCCACGAGTTGCCGGCCGCCGACCTCGGACCACAGGACGCGCTCGGTCGCCCGTACCGCGTCGTCGTCGGTGAAGTAGCCGGGGCGCGCGGGCGGCGGCACCGGGTGCAGGCCGCCGTTGGTGGCCTGGAGCAGTGCCTCGCGGGCCACCCGGCGCTCCAGGGCCGCGGGCCGCGCCGCCTGCCGGAAGTGGTCGAGCGCCGCCGCGAGCACCGGCGGCAGCCCGGCGGGCAGATCGTCCGGCGGGTCGCCGCCGGGTACGTGGATGCCGTCACCGCCCCACCCCTCCTGCGGGGAGACGGGGTTCGGGCCCGGCGCGAGGAGCGAGGGCAGCCCGGTGCCGTGGCGCGTCCGCTCGCGAGGGATGCCGATGTGTACGGTCGCCGTGGCCCCGGAGGCGCCCGGGACGGGATCCGCCGTGTGCCGGTAGCCCGCGGGCCAGTACACGAGATCGCCGGGGACCGCCTCCGCCGCCGACCAGTGCCCGTCCCGGCCGAGCCGCAGCCGCCGGGCGCCCAGGGCCACGTACAGGAAGCCCGCGCCGCGCCGGACGGCCGGCGGGGCGGGTACGCAGGATCCGTGCAGGAGGGTCGTCGTCGCGCCGGCGCCCGGCTGGCCCACCTGCTCCCACAGGCCGGTGAGGAAGTCCCGCTCCCGCGCCCACAGCGGGTGGTGGGCGGAGTGCAGGCACAGGACCATGAGGGAGAACGATTCTCCGGCGAGCTGTCCCGTCACCCGCCGGTCGTAGGCGTCGAAGGAGGCGTCCTCGGGCCGGGGCAGCAGATCCCCGGGATCCACGAGGTGGCGCTGCCCGGCGCTGAACCGGATCCGGTGCGCCGCGCCGGGCCGCTGCGCCGCGATGACGGCGCTCTCGAAGAGTTCGTTCGGGTCGAACGGCGGACGGGGCAGTCCCGTGCCGCGGATCAGGACGGGGCGCCGGTCCCAGTACTCGGCGGCGAAGCGGCGCCAGTCCAGGGTGTCGAGGATCTCCAGGGGCGCCGGGGAGCACGGATTCATGAGCGGCGCTCCGGGCGGTCCGGGGCCGCCGTCAGGGCCCTCGCGCGGTACGACTCGACGAGCAGGGAGAGGAGTTCGGGGTCGTCGGCCGAGGTGCGGGCGGTGCGGGCCAGTTCCGTGACGGTGACGGCGCGGGGTGCGGTGCGCAGCAGGGCGAGGACGGCGTCGGCGCCGGCCGGGCGTGCCGTCCAGGCGTGGCCGTTCGCCGCCCACACCGTGTCGCCGCCCTCGCGGGGCAGCCGGACGATCTCGGCGGCGCGCCGTAATCGGTGCCGGGGCGTGAGCCGGACGGCGGGCCGGCGCGGCGGCGCCGGGTCCAGACCGGCCGCGGAGCGCAGCGCGGCCCAGCGCAGCAGCAGCGCCCGCTCGGGGCCCGGCCCGGCCAGCGTCTCCGTGAGGAGGGCCGCCGACGCGGCGAGCCGGGGCGGCACGCCGAGCCGCCCGTCGGGGGCCGCCGGCATCGGGTGCGGCAGGGTGAGCTGCCCGTCCGGGTGCCCGGGGCCGGCACGCATCAGGTCCGCGAGGACGTCGGCCACGAGCGGCAGCGCCGAGGTGGTCCGCGCGGGGACGCTCAGCCGCAGCGTGGTGCACCGGCCGGGCCGGTGGTCGAGGTGGCTGCCGCCGGCCGGCCAGTGGACCATGTCGCCCGCGCGGGCCCGCAGCGCGTACTCGGTGCCGGTGTGCTCGGGGCGCACCCGTACCGTCAGCTCGCCGTCGAGCACCCAGGTCAGCGCGGCCGCGTCGGTCCGGGCCGCGGTGTCCTCCACGGAATGGTGCCGGTCGCCGACGGCCAGCTCCGCCGTGATGGGCAGCGGGGCCTGCCCGACGTACCGCCACAGCTCCGCGAGGACGTCCCGCACCCGCGACCAGAGCGTGAAGTCGTGGCTGAGCGGATCGGAGACCGTGAGCAGCCAGCCGTCACCGGCGAGGCGGGGCTCCCGGGCGAGCCGCTCGGCGTATCCGGCCGGGTCCCGGTCGCCGGGCCCCGGCAGCAGCGGGCCCGGGTCCCGCAGCCAGCCGTCCGCCGTCGCCAGGCGCACCTGTCCGGGCGCGGCCGCCGCGATCGCGGCCCGCACCAGGGCGTGGGCGTCGGCCGGGCCGAGGCCCAGCGGCCGGACACCGGGGACCACCACCGGCTCCCTCGCCCAGTGGACCCGCGCGAAGCGCCGCCAGTCCTGTCCGGGCGCGGGTCCGGACGGGTCGTGGCCTGGAACGGGTGCGGCGCTGGCGTTCATCGGGTCCGGGGGCTCCTGAGTCCCTCATCAAGGGGTTCGACGGGCCCCGCGACCTTGTCAGAGCGTTTCCCGCGCCGTCAACGCCTTAAGGAGAAGATGTGAACATCTGGCGCGGAACAGACGCCTCGCCCCACGCCTCCCACTGGCCCCAAAAGCCCCACGGGCCTCAGACGGCGCTGCCTGCCTTCCGGCCCACCGGCGAAAGATTCCAGCCATCGAGGCGTGCGGGTGACGCGCGGTGCCGAAGGGGCCGGATCGCGGGCGAGGGGGCCATGTGGAATGGTGGTGGGGCGAAATGCCCTGAATGCCCGCTCTCTCCGGAGGAGGTCCTCATGTCCTCGAAGCGCCGACGCAAAAAGAAGGCCCGCCGCAAGCACGCGGCGAACCATGGAAGTCGTCCCCAGTCCTGAGGCGGGGCGGTCGCGGGGCGGTCAGGCCTTCTGCACGACTCCTTCACCGGTCGCGGCCGCCCATTCCGTCACCAGCGCCTCGTACTCCGCACGGTCATCGGCGGTCAACTGCCCGCCCGTACGCGCCCAAAGGCCCCGAATCTGCTCGTTGACCACATGGGCGGGACGTGTGGAGCGCGGGGCGGGGGTGGAGGACATGTGAACGAGCCTAGGGGATCGGTACTACTTTTCGCTCCCGTAGGTGACGTGGGTATCGCCATGTGTGATGTTCGCCATGGTCGTGAACCCTGTGTAAGCGCTCCCGGTCGCCGCACTCGGCCCGGTCGCCCCATCAGCGCTCTTCGCCGAACGACCCGTGCCGGCCCTCCCCGCCCGTGAACCGCGCGGCCCCCTCGATCCCCTCGCGCAACACCCGCGTCCCGAGGCCGAGTTCGGCCCGCATCGCCGTCTCCTCGTCGAGCCCGTGCTGCTCCCGTACCGACGCCCGGTCGCTGCGCAGACACGCCTGCGGGAACTCCGCCAGCCGGGCGGCCAGCTCCTCCGCCGCCGCGCGGGCCCGGCCCGGCGCCACGAGACGGTTGGCCAGCCCCATCGCGTGGGCCTCCGGTGCCGTGACGGGCCGCCCGGTCAGGATCAGGTCCATGGCCCGGCTCTCGCCGATCAGACGCGGCAGCCGGACCGTGCCGCCGTCGATCAGCGGCACGCCCCAGCGGCGGCAGAACACCCCGAACACGGCGTCCTCCTCGACGACCCGCAGATCGCACCAGAGCGCCAGCTCCAGACCGCCCGCCACCGCGTGGCCGCTCACCGCCGCGATCACCGGCTTGGACAGCCGCAGCCGCGTCGGCCCCATCGGGCCGTCGCCGTCCGCCGCCACCCGGTTGCCGCGCTCCGTGCCGACGGCCTTCAGATCGGCGCCCGCGCAGAACGTGCCGCCCTCGCCCCACAGCACAGCCACCCGTGCCGTGTCGTCCGCCTCGAACTCCCGGAAGGCGTCCGCCAGCAGGGCGGCCGTGGCGCCGTCGACCGCGTTGCGGGCCTCGGGCCGGGACAGGATCACCGTGCTGACGTGGGCGGTGTGTTCGACGCGGACGGACGGCATGGAGCTGCTCCCGGGAGAACTAGGTGACGTTGAGGGTGAGTTCGGCGTCGGCCGTCGAACTCGTCCCGACGTACAGCTTGAACGTCCCCTCCTCGACAAGGAACGTGCCGTGCGGATCGTTCGTCCAGAACCCCAGGTCCGCGGCGGCGAGCCGGAACCTGACGGTCGTCGCCGCGCCCGCGCCGAGCGTGACCCGCCGGAACCCGCGCAGCCTGCGCACGGGCTGGACGATGCTTGCGGCCACGTCCCGCACGTACAGCTGCACCACCTCGTCGCCGGTGCGGGACCCGGTGTTGCGCACGGGAACCGACACCTCCACCGTGTCCCCCTGGCGCAGCGCCCGCGCGGACACGCGCGCCCGGCTCAGCTCCGGGGCGCCGAGCGCGAAGGTCGTGTAGCTGAGGCCGTGCCCGAACGGGAACCGCGGAGTCGGCGGCAGGTCCAGGTACTTGGACGTGTACTTGTTGTCCGCGTCGTAGGGGCGTCCCGTCGACTCGTGGTTGTAGTGGACCGGGAGCTGGCCGACCGTCCGCGGGAACGACACCGGCAGCTTCCCGCCCGGGTTGACCGTCCCGAACAGCACGTCCGCGACGGCGTGCCCCGCCTCGACGCCGGGATGCCAGGCCTCGACCACGGCGGGCGCCTTGTCCAGCCACGAACCGACCGTCAGCGGACGGCCGTTGACCAGGACGACCACGAACGGCCGGCCCGTCTCCGCGATCGCCGCGATCAGCCCCTCCTGCGCGCCCGGCAGCGCGAGGTCGCTCCGCGCCGCCGCCTCCCCGCTCAAGCCCGCCGGCTCGCCCACGACCACGACCGTCAGCTCCGCCGCCCGCGCCGCCGCGACCGCCGCCCCGATCCCCGCCGTGTCCCCGCCCTCCGGCGCGACACCCCGGGCGTACGTCACCTTCGTGTCCGGCGCGGCCCTCCTGACGGCGTCCAGGATCCTCACCGCCGGGAACCGCTCGGCCGCCGCGGGCACCACCCACGTACCCAGCAGATCCGCCGAGTCGGCGAACGGGCCCACCAGGGCGAGGGATCCGAGGGTCCGGCTCAGCGGCAGGATCCCGCCGTCGTTCTTCAGCAGCACCATCGAGCGGGCCGCCGCCGCGCGGGCCGCTTCCCGCGCCTTCGCCGACGGCCCGGTGAGTGCCGCGTCCTCGTCCACGTACGGATCGTCGAAGAGCCCGAGTGCGTACTTCAGTCGCAGGACCCGCGTCACCGCGTCGTCGACCCGGCGCCGCGAGATCCTCCCCTCGCGCAGCAGCCGTCCGCCGTGGGTGCGGAGGTTCGTGCTCGTCATCTCCATGTCGACACCCGCGTTCAGGGCGAGCCGCGCCGCGTCCGCGCCGTCCTCGGCGAAGCCGTGCGCGATCAGCTCCTGGACGCCGGTCCAGTCGCTCACCACCATCCCCTCGAAACCCCACTCCTTCCTGAGGATGTCGGTGAGGGTGTGCGCGTTGCCGTGCCCCGGGACACCGCTGACGGTGTTGAACGACGCCATCACCGTGGCCGCGCCCGCCTCCAGCGCCGCCTCGAACGGCGGGAGGTACAGATTCCGCAGCCGGGACTCCGACACGTCGACCGTGTTGTAGTCGCGGCCGCCCTCGGCGCCGCCGTACGCGACGAAGTGCTTGGCGCAGGCCGCGACGGCCGTCTTCGCCGAGAGGTCCGAGCCCTGATAGCCCGTCACCTTCGCCGCCGCGTACCGCGCGGTCAGGAAGGGGTCCTCGCCGTTCCCTTCGGCGACGCGGCCCCAGCGCGGCTCGCGCGTGACGTCCATCATCGGCGAGAACGTCCAGTGCACGCCGTGGGACCGGGCCTCGCGCGCCGACACCTCGGCGTCCGCGCGCGCCACCTCCGGGTCGAAGGCGGCGGCCTGCGCGAGCGGGATCGGGAAGGTCGTCCAGAAGCCGTGGATCACGTCCAGACCGAACAGCAGCGGGATGCCGAGCCGCGACTCCTCGACGGCGAGCCGCTGCAGCGCGTTGGTCGTCCGCGCGCCGAAGACGCTGAGCACCGAACCGAGCCGGCCCGACCGCGCCGCGTCCTCGACCTCCTTCGTCGAACCCGATCCGGGATTCAGGTCGTAGACCCACGGGAGCTGCTGCAACTGCCCCAGCTTCTCCTGCGGCGTCATCCGCGCGAGCAGCGCCCGCACCTCGTCCTCGTACGGGCCCGCGCGCCGGACGTCGAGCTCCCGAGCCGCCGGCGCGACCGAGGGCAGGCCCGTCGCGGCCGTGGCGCCGACCGCGGACAGCAACGTACGTCTTCCCAACTCCGGCACGTCCTGGCTCCTCGCATCCACGTGTTGACCTCAATATTGGTTGAGGTCCTACTGTCGTCGGCATGAGCATGGAGACCACAGCCTGGACGCAGTTGCACAGCGTCATGAACGCCCAGAACGGCGGCTCCCACAACCGCCCCTTCGCCCGCGCGACCCTGCGCCGCATCGGCGCGTTCGCGCGACCGCACCGGCGGCGCATCGTCCAGTTCGTCCTGTTGAGCGTCCTCACCGCACTGCTGGCCGTCGCGACCCCGGTGCTCGCGGGCGACGTCGTCAACGCCATCGTCGGCGGTAACGACCGGACACGCGTGGTGCGACTCGCCGTCCTCATCGCGGTGATCGCCCTCGCCGAGGCCGGCATCGGGCTGCTCGCCCGCTGGCTCTCCGCCAACCTCGGCGAGGGCCTGATCCTCGATCTCCGTACGGCCGTCTTCGACCATGTGCAGAAGATGCCCGTCGCGTTCTTCACCCGGACCCGCACCGGCGCGCTCGTCAGCCGCCTCAACAACGATGTGATCGGCGCACAGCGCGCGTTCAGCAACACTCTTTCGGGTGTCGTCGGCAACGTCGTGACCCTGGTCCTCACCCTGGCCGTCATGCTCACCCTGTCCTGGCAGATCACCCTGCTCGCACTGGTCCTGCTGCCGGTCTTCGTGATCCCGGCCCGCCGCACGGGCTCCCGGATGGCCCGGATGCAGCGCGAGGCCGCCGCGCACAACGCGGCCATGGGCACCCGGATGACCGAGCGGTTCTCCGCGCCGGGCGCCACGCTCGTGAAGCTCTTCGGGCGCCCCGAGGAGGAGTCGCGGGAGTTCGCGGCGCGGGCCCGGCGGGTACGCGACATCGGGGTGCGCACGGCCATGGCGCAGTCCGCGTTCATCACCGCGCTGACCCTCGTCTCCGCCCTCGCGCTCGCCCTCGTCTACGGTCTCGGCGGCTACTTCGCGCTCGACGGCAGCCTGAAGGCGGGCACCGTCGTCTCCCTCGCGCTGCTCCTCACCCGGCTGTACGCGCCGCTGACGTCCCTGGCGGGCGCCCGCGTCGAGGTCATGAGCGCCCTGGTCAGCTTCGAGCGGGTCTTCGAGGTGCTCGACCTGAAGCCGCTCATCGAGGAGAAAGCGGACGCCCGCGAGGTCCCCGAGGGGCCGGTGGCCGTGGAGTTCGACGAGGTCCGCTTCGGCTACCCGTCCGCCGACAAGGTCTCCCTGGCCTCCCTCGAGGAGGTCGCCTCGCTCGACAACCGCGGCGGCGCCGAGGTCCTGCACGGCGTCTCCTTCCGCGCCGAACCCGGCCGGACCATCGCCCTCGTCGGCTCCTCGGGCGCCGGCAAGTCGACCGTCGCGCAACTGCTGCCCCGCCTCTACGACACCGACGCGGGCGCCGTACGGATCGGCGGCGTCGACGTACGCGACCTGAGCGCCACATCGATCCGCGCCACCCTCGGCATGGTCACCCAGGACGGCCACCTCTTCCACGACAGCGTCCGCGCCAACCTGCTGCTCGCCCGGCCGGAGGCGACCGAGGACGAACTGTGGGACGTGCTGCGCCGGGCCCGCCTGGAGACCCTGGTGCGCGACCTGCCCGACGGGCTCGACACGGTGGTCGGCGAGCGCGGCTACCGGCTGTCCGGCGGCGAACGCCAGCGCATGACCATCGCCCGGCTGCTCCTCGCCCGCCAGCGCGTCGTCATCCTCGACGAGGCCACCGCCCACCTCGACAACACCTCCGAGGCCGCGGTGCAGGAGGCCCTGGCGGAGGCCCTCGACGGACGCACCGCCATCGTCATCGCCCACCGGCTCTCCACGATCCGCTCCGCCGACCAGATCCTGGTCGTGGAGAACGGCCGGATCGTGGAGCGCGGCACGCACGACGAACTCGTCGCCGTCGAGGGACGGTACGCGCAGCTGTACCGGACGCAGTTCGCGCACGGGGAGCCGGAGACGGTGGCGGAAGTGGTCTGAGAGCCACCCGGCCACGGCCGCCGCGACCGGGCCCGGCCGGGCCCGGTCGCGGCGGGACGCCGTCGCGCGCGCCGCGGTTACCCTGGCCGCATGCTGCTGGGGCGGACAGCGGAGTGCGCACGGCTCGACGACCTGGTCGACGCGGCACGCGGCGGGCGCAGCGCGGCCCTCGTCGTGCGGGGCGAGGCGGGGATCGGCAAGTCCAGCCTCCTCGCCTACGCGGCGTCGGTCGCCGGAGACCTGACGCAGCTGCGCACCCACGGCATCGAGGCCGAGACCGCACTGCCGTACGTGGGACTCGCCGATCTCTTCCGGCCGGTCACCGACCTCCTCGACCGGATCCCGGAACGGCAGGCCGCCGCCCTCACCGGCGCCCTCGCGCTCGGCCCGGCCGTCGACCAGGACCGGTTCGCCGTCGCCGCGGGCACCCTGAGCCTGCTCGGCGCGGTCAGCGAGACGGGCCCCGTCCTGATGGTCGTCGACGACGCGCACTGGCTCGACCCGTACTCCCTCGACGCCCTCGCCTTCGCCACCCGCAGGCTCAAGCGGGAAGGCGTCGCCGCCCTGTACGCCACCCGCGACGGCGACGGGACCGCCTCCCGGCTCGCACCCGTGGAGACCCTGACTTTGGGCGGCCTCGACGCCGACTCCGCGCGCCGCCTCGTCGCCGGCGAACCGCTCTCCGCGCACGACGTCGACCGGCTGCTCGCCGAGGCCCGCGGCAACCCCCTCGCCCTCGTCGAACTCCCCGCGCTGCTGGCCCGCGGCGGCCACCGGCCCGACACCGGCGCCCCGCTGCCCATCGGCGACATGCTCACCCGCACCTTCCACAGCGCCGTCGCCCGGCTCCCCGCGCGCACCCAGGACGCCGTGCTGCTGCTCGCCGTCCTCGGGCCGCGCCCCCTCGCTGGCACCGAACGCGTCCTGCGCGCCCACGAGTTGACCTACGCGGCGCTCGAACCCGCCGAGCGGGCCGGGCTGCTGACCGTGGAGGAGGGCGCGTACGTCTTCCGGCATCCGCTGGTGCGCTCCAGCGTCTATCACGGGGCGAGCGCCGTGCGCCGCTGGCAGGCCCATCGCACCGTCGCCCACGCCCTGCGGGACGCCACGGCCCCCACCGCCGTCGAACGCTACGCCTGGCACCTGGCCGAGTCCGGTGCCGACCCCGACGAAGAGGTGGCCGCCGCGCTGGAGCGCGCCGCCTCCGGCGGGCCCGGCAGTCTCACCCTGCCGCTCGCCGCCCGGCTGTACGCCCACGCCGCCCGCTTCACCCCCGAGGACGAGCACCGGGCGCGCCGGCTGCTCGCCGCCGCCCGCGCCGCCCAGGCCGCCGGTTCCCTCGACGAGGCCGCCGACCTGCTCGACCGCGCCCTCGCCCACGCCGCCCACGAACGCACCCGCCTCGACATCCGCCAGGTGCGCTGCTACGTCGACATCCAGCGCGGCCGCACGGCACTCGCCCGCGACCAGTTGCGCGCCGCCGTCGAGGACGCCCGGCACGTCGATCCCGCGCTCGCCGCCGTCATGCTCGGCGGCGTCACCTTCACCGAACTCGCCATCGGCGACCTCACCGCGGCGCGCGCCGCCTCCGCCGAGTCGATGCGGCTCGCCGACGCGTTCGGCG is a genomic window containing:
- a CDS encoding crotonase/enoyl-CoA hydratase family protein, which encodes MPSVRVEHTAHVSTVILSRPEARNAVDGATAALLADAFREFEADDTARVAVLWGEGGTFCAGADLKAVGTERGNRVAADGDGPMGPTRLRLSKPVIAAVSGHAVAGGLELALWCDLRVVEEDAVFGVFCRRWGVPLIDGGTVRLPRLIGESRAMDLILTGRPVTAPEAHAMGLANRLVAPGRARAAAEELAARLAEFPQACLRSDRASVREQHGLDEETAMRAELGLGTRVLREGIEGAARFTGGEGRHGSFGEER
- the bglX gene encoding beta-glucosidase BglX, yielding MPELGRRTLLSAVGATAATGLPSVAPAARELDVRRAGPYEDEVRALLARMTPQEKLGQLQQLPWVYDLNPGSGSTKEVEDAARSGRLGSVLSVFGARTTNALQRLAVEESRLGIPLLFGLDVIHGFWTTFPIPLAQAAAFDPEVARADAEVSAREARSHGVHWTFSPMMDVTREPRWGRVAEGNGEDPFLTARYAAAKVTGYQGSDLSAKTAVAACAKHFVAYGGAEGGRDYNTVDVSESRLRNLYLPPFEAALEAGAATVMASFNTVSGVPGHGNAHTLTDILRKEWGFEGMVVSDWTGVQELIAHGFAEDGADAARLALNAGVDMEMTSTNLRTHGGRLLREGRISRRRVDDAVTRVLRLKYALGLFDDPYVDEDAALTGPSAKAREAARAAAARSMVLLKNDGGILPLSRTLGSLALVGPFADSADLLGTWVVPAAAERFPAVRILDAVRRAAPDTKVTYARGVAPEGGDTAGIGAAVAAARAAELTVVVVGEPAGLSGEAAARSDLALPGAQEGLIAAIAETGRPFVVVLVNGRPLTVGSWLDKAPAVVEAWHPGVEAGHAVADVLFGTVNPGGKLPVSFPRTVGQLPVHYNHESTGRPYDADNKYTSKYLDLPPTPRFPFGHGLSYTTFALGAPELSRARVSARALRQGDTVEVSVPVRNTGSRTGDEVVQLYVRDVAASIVQPVRRLRGFRRVTLGAGAATTVRFRLAAADLGFWTNDPHGTFLVEEGTFKLYVGTSSTADAELTLNVT
- a CDS encoding ABC transporter ATP-binding protein; the protein is METTAWTQLHSVMNAQNGGSHNRPFARATLRRIGAFARPHRRRIVQFVLLSVLTALLAVATPVLAGDVVNAIVGGNDRTRVVRLAVLIAVIALAEAGIGLLARWLSANLGEGLILDLRTAVFDHVQKMPVAFFTRTRTGALVSRLNNDVIGAQRAFSNTLSGVVGNVVTLVLTLAVMLTLSWQITLLALVLLPVFVIPARRTGSRMARMQREAAAHNAAMGTRMTERFSAPGATLVKLFGRPEEESREFAARARRVRDIGVRTAMAQSAFITALTLVSALALALVYGLGGYFALDGSLKAGTVVSLALLLTRLYAPLTSLAGARVEVMSALVSFERVFEVLDLKPLIEEKADAREVPEGPVAVEFDEVRFGYPSADKVSLASLEEVASLDNRGGAEVLHGVSFRAEPGRTIALVGSSGAGKSTVAQLLPRLYDTDAGAVRIGGVDVRDLSATSIRATLGMVTQDGHLFHDSVRANLLLARPEATEDELWDVLRRARLETLVRDLPDGLDTVVGERGYRLSGGERQRMTIARLLLARQRVVILDEATAHLDNTSEAAVQEALAEALDGRTAIVIAHRLSTIRSADQILVVENGRIVERGTHDELVAVEGRYAQLYRTQFAHGEPETVAEVV
- a CDS encoding AAA family ATPase produces the protein MLLGRTAECARLDDLVDAARGGRSAALVVRGEAGIGKSSLLAYAASVAGDLTQLRTHGIEAETALPYVGLADLFRPVTDLLDRIPERQAAALTGALALGPAVDQDRFAVAAGTLSLLGAVSETGPVLMVVDDAHWLDPYSLDALAFATRRLKREGVAALYATRDGDGTASRLAPVETLTLGGLDADSARRLVAGEPLSAHDVDRLLAEARGNPLALVELPALLARGGHRPDTGAPLPIGDMLTRTFHSAVARLPARTQDAVLLLAVLGPRPLAGTERVLRAHELTYAALEPAERAGLLTVEEGAYVFRHPLVRSSVYHGASAVRRWQAHRTVAHALRDATAPTAVERYAWHLAESGADPDEEVAAALERAASGGPGSLTLPLAARLYAHAARFTPEDEHRARRLLAAARAAQAAGSLDEAADLLDRALAHAAHERTRLDIRQVRCYVDIQRGRTALARDQLRAAVEDARHVDPALAAVMLGGVTFTELAIGDLTAARAASAESMRLADAFGDPSTALPVRLLHALVELLGGDAEKGRSLLHDLEKPLAAPDPAFPYPVSGVGGLCHLAAEELDAGNALLDRAVHAARASSTVGLLAHLLGTAAVLEFWGGRWNASLAHADEAVRLGEDTGRVLEVCRALAAQARTEAARGKEADCRRHAARAVSLAAVTGLPMDAARAHGALGLLELGLGRFEESARHLEQVRDFSVVNGRGDGLYLCWAADLADAYVHLHRTDEAYDVLRVLDHEAGRGDRPVTAAAARVRGMLEPARADLHMDRALARLDDVTAPFERARTEFARGELLRRQGRRGEARRRLRLGLALFERLGASGWADRAAAELRAAGGDGVRAGGAGHTPLDGLTPQELRVALAVGRGVTNHEVAEQLFLSVKTVEFHLGNIYRKLAGVHRRAQLVRLISRSADT